The window AAACCATAAAGAGATAAACGAGAATTTATTCTTGGAGAAAATTAAAGAGGTTACACTATATAACCTCTTTAATTTTAAATATTTTTAGGAAATCCTATTACATCCTGCAGGTTAATATTCATTTTTGACAATGGTCTCCATGATTTGGTAGCGTTCTTCGCTTTTATCTTGTTCATTGCTAAGCAGAATAATCAAACCCTCTGACTCCGGTAACAGTACCAAAAGACTGGTAAAACCGTCGATATCTCCTCCATGATGGTAGATAACCTGTTCATTGATTTTTAGGGTAAAAAATCCGGCTCCGGGTACATTGATATTGTTTTGCTCCAGTGGCGGAGCAAATATTAATTCCTTTTCACCTTCGGTAAAAAAATCGGAAAGCAATGCTTTTCCCCATTTTTCAAGGTCCTCAATATTGCTTTCTATCTCACCTGCACTGTAGGCAATCTGCATTTGATATGGACCTACTTCTTGCCCATTGTTATAGCCTTTGGCCCTTTCTTCTCCACTTATGGTATCAGGGCCTTTGCCCGTATGGTTTAAGTTTAGCGGTGCATAAATGTTTTGGCTTAAATACTCTTGGTAAGAAAGGTCCGTAAGCGCTTCTATAAGAAGACCCAGAATCAAATAGTTGGAGTTAGAGTAAGCGAAGAATTCACCGGGGATAAAGTCCAAACCATCCTCTTCAATGGATTCAATGATAATATCAAAAATTTCCTCTGTATCAAAGTGGTAATTGTTTTCTTCAGCATAGTTTTCAACCGGCCCTACATAATCTGGAATACCGGACTGGTGATTCATCAGATGTTGGATGGTAATTTGGTCTCCATAAGGGAAATCCGGTGAAAATTCGCTTAAAGTTTGATCCAAACTATTGATATACCCCTCTCTTTTGAGCTTGACCACCGCAGCGGCGGTAAAGGATTTGGTAATGGAACCAATCCGGTAGATTAGCCCGGGATCATTTGGGATATTATTGGCTTGATCAGCCATGCCAAATCCCCTTTTCAATAAATATTCATCTCCTTTGCTGATCAATACACTTCCACTAAATTCCATTTCTTCCAAATAAGCTGCAGCAGAATTATACTCAGAATTAGCATCCGTAGGAGGGTTGGCATCCTCCTCAATACAAGAAGCTAAACTTATCAAGAAGGCCATCGCCAGCATTACTTTTAATTTTCCCATTAGCGTTGTCATTTTATTTTACTTATTAATTTTAAGATGATCCAAAAGTAGTAGGCATTGCTAAGGCGATCGTCTCAGATTGTATTTTGGGACGGGATTATGAAATTTAGGACTACTTCATGGCTTTTTAAGAAGACAAAAAGGTTTTGAATGCCCTTAACAAGCATTTTATTAATTATCCTCAATTATTAAGGTTGAAGAAGTCCGAGATTTCACCGGAAGAGATATTCAGGACGATATTTCCTCCTCTTGAAGAGACCTTTGTAGCGTACAAAATCAAAAGAAAATGAAAAAGTTAGCTACATTATTAATTTGCATGACAAGTACCATTGCCTTGCTGGCACAAGAAAATCAGGACAAAGTAATTCAAAAGATTGATCGATTATTGGAGAAAGAACTGAAGAAGGAAAATGTACACAATGTATTCCTGTCCCTTTATTCTCCTACAGATGATTTTGAATGGCATATGGCCAAAGGAACATTTAAGGATGGGAGGGAAGTGAGCATTCAAAATCCTTTTTATACGGCCAGCATTGGCAAAACCTTTACGGCAACTGCCATCGGGATACTGGTAGATCAGGGGAAGATTAGCTTTGAAGATCCAATTGCGAAATATTTATCTCCTGAATTAATGGAAGGTTTGCATATTATGGACGGAGTAGATTATGGGGATTCAATCAAGGTTTCGCATTTACTGCAACATACCTCCGGAATTCCCGATTATCTTGAGGAACCCATAGACGGTTCACAGGGGATACTTGATTTGATTTTATCTCAGCCGGACCGATTCTGGAAACCGGAAGAATTAGTTGGCTTTTCAAAGGACCATTTTAAACCTACTTTTGCTCCGGGCACTAACTATTATTACACCGATACGGAATATGTTTTATTGGGTTTGATCATTGAAAACATTGGTGAAATGGAGCTTCACGAATTTTTCCTTACGCATATTTTTACACCCCTTCAGATGGAACATACCTACCTCAACTTAAGGTCTAATTCTATTCAACCGACCGCTCAGATGGCTGAAATGTATGCCGGCACACACGAAATTAGTACTATTAAAAGTTTAAGTGCAGATTGGGCCGGTGGCGCCATCGTTTCTACAGGCAAAGATTTGATCCGTTTTCAAATCGCCCTAAAGGAAGGAGATTTGCTCTCTGCCGAAACTTTTAAAAAGATGCAAAAGTGGGTCAAAGAAACCAAAGGCATGTCCTATGGCTATGGTTTACGGAAAATCTCCTTCAAGCAACTCTTTCCCATCTTACCAAATTGGGAGGTCATCGGACACTCAGGAATGAATGGTACATTAATGTATTATTGTCCGGATCTGGATATGTATTTGGTGGGTACCCTCAATCAATTGGAGGCTTCAAAAGATGCGGTAATGTTGATGGTAAAAGTTTTAATGGAATGTAGAAAGCGTTAATCCGCTAAATAGCAAAAGCTTATTCGTGGACATTAACAGCTAAAATTTATGAAATACGCGAAAAACTATTGGTTATTGCTTCAAACCATCCTGGCCACTTTGTCCTTACCAACCATTGCCTTTCATCTTCGAGGGATTGAATTATCGGAAAAATTTTCCCTAGTTATCAACCAGCAGCTAAGCTATCAAATGGTGACATTCCTGCTCGCTTTGGTGATGCTGATGGTCTTTAGCTACTCAAGGAAAAAGGTATTCAAAACCTATTTCCGTAAAGGAGATGCTAATAAAAGATTTCTACCGGCCCCTTATTTAGG of the Cyclobacterium marinum DSM 745 genome contains:
- a CDS encoding serine hydrolase domain-containing protein → MKKLATLLICMTSTIALLAQENQDKVIQKIDRLLEKELKKENVHNVFLSLYSPTDDFEWHMAKGTFKDGREVSIQNPFYTASIGKTFTATAIGILVDQGKISFEDPIAKYLSPELMEGLHIMDGVDYGDSIKVSHLLQHTSGIPDYLEEPIDGSQGILDLILSQPDRFWKPEELVGFSKDHFKPTFAPGTNYYYTDTEYVLLGLIIENIGEMELHEFFLTHIFTPLQMEHTYLNLRSNSIQPTAQMAEMYAGTHEISTIKSLSADWAGGAIVSTGKDLIRFQIALKEGDLLSAETFKKMQKWVKETKGMSYGYGLRKISFKQLFPILPNWEVIGHSGMNGTLMYYCPDLDMYLVGTLNQLEASKDAVMLMVKVLMECRKR
- a CDS encoding serine hydrolase domain-containing protein — translated: MGKLKVMLAMAFLISLASCIEEDANPPTDANSEYNSAAAYLEEMEFSGSVLISKGDEYLLKRGFGMADQANNIPNDPGLIYRIGSITKSFTAAAVVKLKREGYINSLDQTLSEFSPDFPYGDQITIQHLMNHQSGIPDYVGPVENYAEENNYHFDTEEIFDIIIESIEEDGLDFIPGEFFAYSNSNYLILGLLIEALTDLSYQEYLSQNIYAPLNLNHTGKGPDTISGEERAKGYNNGQEVGPYQMQIAYSAGEIESNIEDLEKWGKALLSDFFTEGEKELIFAPPLEQNNINVPGAGFFTLKINEQVIYHHGGDIDGFTSLLVLLPESEGLIILLSNEQDKSEERYQIMETIVKNEY